From a region of the Chitinophaga caseinilytica genome:
- a CDS encoding response regulator transcription factor, with amino-acid sequence MKEATKASILLVEDEENLQEALKLNLELEGYEVTAVDNGTSALKAVKNEYFDLIILDIMLPEMDGLAVCENIRIQNNEVPILFLSAKNSSADRVLGLKKGGDDYMTKPFNLEELLLRVEKLIVKNKKIQDKDSVPNVYRFGNNMIDFAAQECVGKDGKHHELSKKETMLLKLLIENKGEVVTREKILQVVWGYNVYPTTRTIDNFILNFRKYFEEDSRNSRYFHSVRGVGYKFTDG; translated from the coding sequence ATGAAGGAAGCGACGAAAGCATCAATTTTGTTGGTAGAAGACGAAGAGAACCTGCAGGAGGCATTAAAACTCAACCTGGAGCTGGAAGGTTATGAGGTTACGGCGGTAGATAACGGCACCAGCGCCCTCAAAGCCGTCAAGAACGAGTATTTCGACCTCATCATACTCGACATCATGCTGCCCGAGATGGACGGCCTGGCGGTTTGCGAGAACATCCGGATCCAGAACAACGAAGTGCCCATCCTTTTCCTCAGCGCCAAAAACAGCAGCGCCGACCGCGTGCTGGGCCTCAAGAAAGGGGGAGACGACTATATGACCAAGCCTTTCAACCTCGAGGAACTGCTCCTGCGGGTAGAAAAACTCATCGTCAAAAACAAGAAGATCCAGGATAAGGACAGCGTGCCCAACGTGTACCGTTTCGGGAACAATATGATCGATTTCGCCGCGCAGGAATGTGTGGGGAAAGACGGAAAGCACCACGAACTGTCCAAAAAGGAAACCATGCTGCTGAAGCTCCTCATCGAGAACAAAGGCGAAGTGGTTACCCGCGAAAAAATACTCCAGGTGGTTTGGGGTTACAACGTATATCCCACCACCCGGACGATCGACAACTTCATCCTCAATTTCCGCAAATACTTCGAGGAAGACAGCCGCAATTCCCGCTATTTCCACTCCGTTCGGGGCGTAGGGTACAAGTTTACCGACGGCTGA
- a CDS encoding sensor histidine kinase, with the protein MKKQSTTAALPGKKTVTAIYIFVLAYTVVQLFWWGILLHQQSKEIAYYEQLELTHRVHLLREPSEFMREMQRHHHEQRMRTLKYIGEGTIFLIIILAGASIVYRAVWKQMRLQQQQQNFMMAVTHELKSPIAIAKLNLETLRKHKLDEEKEKKLLDATIRETNRLDQLCNNILLASQFEHQNSQPFFEPLDLSQALGNALQELRDRIQSHDILADIEPGIGMEADKFMITLMLNNLVENAVKYAPKGTKIEVSLKTEQNDLLMRVCDEGNGIPQEERSKIFMKFYRIGNENTRKSKGSGLGLYLTRKIVEQHGGTIAVRDNLPKGTCFEIKWQDYSLQPV; encoded by the coding sequence ATGAAGAAACAGTCGACCACAGCAGCCCTCCCGGGCAAAAAGACGGTCACCGCCATTTACATTTTCGTACTGGCATATACCGTGGTCCAGCTTTTCTGGTGGGGCATCCTGCTGCACCAGCAATCGAAGGAGATCGCCTATTACGAACAGCTGGAACTGACGCACCGGGTGCACCTGTTGCGCGAACCGTCCGAATTCATGCGGGAGATGCAGCGCCATCATCACGAACAGCGTATGCGCACCCTCAAGTACATCGGCGAAGGCACCATTTTCCTCATCATCATCCTCGCCGGCGCTTCCATCGTGTACCGCGCCGTATGGAAACAAATGCGCCTGCAGCAGCAACAGCAGAATTTCATGATGGCGGTCACCCACGAGCTGAAAAGCCCTATCGCCATCGCCAAACTCAACCTCGAAACGCTCCGCAAACATAAGCTCGACGAAGAAAAAGAGAAGAAACTGCTCGACGCCACCATCCGGGAAACGAACCGGCTCGACCAGCTCTGCAACAACATCCTGCTGGCGTCGCAGTTCGAACATCAGAACTCCCAACCCTTCTTTGAGCCGCTGGACCTGAGCCAGGCCCTGGGCAATGCACTGCAGGAACTGCGCGACCGGATACAAAGTCACGACATACTGGCAGACATCGAGCCCGGGATCGGAATGGAAGCGGATAAATTTATGATCACGCTGATGCTGAACAACCTCGTAGAGAATGCGGTGAAGTATGCGCCGAAGGGGACGAAGATCGAAGTGAGCCTGAAGACAGAGCAAAACGACCTGCTGATGCGGGTTTGCGACGAAGGAAACGGCATTCCGCAGGAAGAGAGAAGCAAGATTTTCATGAAATTTTACCGCATCGGGAACGAGAATACCCGGAAGTCGAAGGGCTCCGGACTGGGCCTCTACCTCACCCGGAAGATCGTGGAACAGCATGGCGGGACCATCGCCGTGCGTGACAACTTGCCGAAAGGCACGTGTTTTGAGATCAAATGGCAGGATTATTCCCTCCAACCTGTATAA
- a CDS encoding gliding motility lipoprotein GldH, translating to MTVKTISRFACLAFGLLAFACKPPRLDTFEKNRDIPQSSWNKSFKPQYEVTLGNEDTAYYYNLYVNVRHKDAYPYNNIWLIVSTQLPGDSLPQSRRVELPLADSYGKWLGSGLDDIFEHRIPIQQNAILPRAGTYRFTFEQNMRQDPLPDMLSVGLRVEKAAPRK from the coding sequence ATGACCGTAAAGACGATATCTCGCTTCGCCTGCCTCGCCTTCGGCCTGCTCGCCTTCGCCTGCAAGCCCCCGAGGCTGGATACCTTCGAAAAAAACAGGGACATCCCGCAATCCAGCTGGAACAAGTCCTTCAAACCGCAATACGAAGTAACGCTCGGCAATGAAGACACGGCGTATTATTACAACCTGTACGTGAACGTCCGCCATAAAGACGCTTACCCGTACAACAACATCTGGCTGATCGTCAGCACCCAATTGCCGGGCGACAGCCTGCCGCAATCCCGGAGAGTAGAGCTGCCTTTGGCAGACAGTTACGGCAAATGGCTGGGCAGTGGCCTCGATGATATCTTCGAGCACCGCATTCCCATCCAGCAGAACGCCATCCTCCCCAGGGCCGGCACCTATCGTTTCACTTTCGAGCAGAACATGCGACAAGACCCGCTGCCCGATATGCTCAGCGTTGGCCTCCGCGTGGAAAAAGCCGCTCCGCGTAAATAA
- a CDS encoding YicC/YloC family endoribonuclease, which yields MLKSMTGFGRAEVTRGETTIVAEIKSLNGKQFEVNLKLSPLLKPYEFDIRNILQQELQRGTLDATINIKQNGATRPVVINTELARYYHEAISGMARDLAIPQEDMLNVLMKLPEVVSPASEQITENEWNEVATIVRKAVAEMDAHRVDEGQMLEKDLLLRIDNILLYTEKVRELDPLRKDKVRTRLETLLAEYVGKENVDGNRMEQELIFYLEKLDISEELVRLQNHCRYFKDILNEAEPAKGKKLGFVLQEIGREINTTGSKANDAGIQQWVVMMKDELEKAKEQVLNVL from the coding sequence ATGCTGAAATCCATGACCGGCTTCGGCCGTGCGGAAGTAACCCGGGGAGAAACAACCATTGTGGCCGAAATCAAATCGCTCAATGGAAAGCAGTTCGAAGTGAACCTCAAACTCTCTCCCTTACTGAAACCCTACGAATTCGACATCCGCAACATCCTCCAGCAGGAGTTGCAGCGCGGCACCCTCGACGCCACGATCAACATCAAACAAAACGGCGCCACCCGCCCCGTAGTCATCAACACCGAACTGGCGCGGTATTATCATGAAGCCATCTCCGGCATGGCGCGAGACCTCGCCATCCCCCAGGAAGACATGCTCAACGTGCTCATGAAACTCCCAGAAGTAGTGTCTCCCGCCAGCGAACAGATCACCGAAAATGAATGGAACGAAGTAGCCACCATCGTCCGCAAAGCCGTCGCAGAAATGGACGCCCACCGCGTAGACGAAGGCCAGATGCTCGAAAAAGACCTGCTGCTCCGTATCGATAATATCCTCCTCTACACCGAGAAAGTCCGCGAACTGGACCCGCTCCGGAAAGACAAAGTGCGCACCCGCCTCGAAACCCTCCTCGCCGAATACGTAGGCAAAGAGAATGTAGACGGCAACCGCATGGAGCAGGAACTCATTTTCTATTTAGAGAAACTCGATATCTCCGAAGAGCTCGTTCGCCTTCAGAACCACTGCCGCTACTTCAAAGACATTCTCAACGAAGCAGAACCCGCCAAAGGCAAAAAACTCGGCTTCGTGCTCCAGGAAATCGGCCGCGAGATCAACACCACCGGTTCCAAAGCCAATGACGCAGGCATCCAGCAATGGGTAGTGATGATGAAAGACGAACTGGAGAAAGCCAAAGAGCAGGTGCTCAACGTACTCTAA
- a CDS encoding pseudouridine synthase — MSLSYFAVYKPFQVLTRFGKEGDKAVLSDYFDVPKDVYPVGRLDYDSEGLLILTNDKSLNQRLLHPTQAHEREYWVQVDGAVTPEAVRQLEAGVTITVDGKPFRTKPAKASIFTTPPEVPDRNPPIRFRQHIPAPWIRLVLSEGKNRQVRKMTAAVGFPTLRLIRYRIGRINVKNMQPGDMVMMGKKEIEAALFR; from the coding sequence GTGAGCCTTTCCTATTTTGCCGTTTACAAGCCATTCCAGGTATTGACCCGTTTCGGGAAAGAGGGCGATAAAGCCGTTTTGTCCGATTACTTCGACGTGCCCAAAGACGTGTACCCGGTAGGGCGCCTCGATTATGACAGTGAAGGGTTGCTGATACTGACGAACGACAAATCCCTCAACCAACGCTTGCTCCATCCCACACAGGCGCATGAAAGGGAATATTGGGTGCAGGTAGACGGAGCGGTTACGCCCGAAGCGGTCCGGCAACTGGAAGCAGGGGTGACGATCACGGTGGATGGGAAGCCCTTCCGCACAAAACCCGCGAAGGCATCGATATTCACCACTCCGCCGGAAGTGCCCGACCGCAACCCGCCCATCCGTTTCCGGCAGCACATACCCGCACCCTGGATACGGCTCGTGCTCAGCGAAGGCAAGAACCGGCAGGTACGGAAAATGACCGCGGCTGTGGGTTTCCCCACGTTGAGGCTCATCCGTTACCGCATCGGCCGCATCAACGTCAAAAACATGCAGCCCGGCGATATGGTCATGATGGGCAAAAAAGAGATCGAAGCCGCACTCTTCCGCTAA
- a CDS encoding Crp/Fnr family transcriptional regulator: MLSEPSPCPYCGKYLGEIFSAATPEHVEEISNAKTCKIYRKGQDIFQEGGHPYGIYFVNSGKVKLSHSGDEGREQIVRLVKPGDLIGYKALISNAPYTATATVLEDSAVCFIPREVFLGLLQKDPTLALRMMQILSSELRRAEQKITHLAQKPVRERLAETLLTLKETYGLEDDEQTINVMLSREEIANLVGTATESAIRLLSEFRKEKVIDLAGKKIRILRLQQLIKMANLQD; encoded by the coding sequence ATGTTAAGCGAACCATCTCCCTGCCCGTACTGCGGCAAATACCTGGGCGAAATCTTTTCCGCCGCCACGCCTGAACATGTGGAAGAGATCTCCAACGCCAAAACCTGCAAGATCTACCGTAAAGGGCAAGACATATTCCAGGAAGGCGGGCATCCTTACGGTATCTATTTCGTGAATTCGGGTAAAGTGAAGTTGTCGCACAGCGGCGACGAAGGTCGCGAGCAGATCGTACGGCTGGTGAAGCCGGGCGACCTCATCGGGTATAAGGCGCTCATTAGCAATGCACCATATACGGCTACGGCTACCGTGCTGGAAGACAGCGCGGTTTGTTTCATCCCGCGGGAAGTATTTCTCGGCCTGTTGCAGAAAGATCCCACGCTTGCGCTGCGCATGATGCAGATCCTTTCGAGCGAGTTGCGGAGAGCGGAGCAGAAGATCACGCACCTGGCGCAGAAGCCGGTCCGCGAGCGCCTCGCTGAAACGTTGCTTACGCTGAAGGAAACGTACGGGCTGGAAGACGATGAGCAAACCATCAACGTGATGCTGTCGAGGGAAGAGATCGCCAACCTCGTGGGCACCGCTACGGAATCTGCCATTCGCCTCCTCTCGGAATTCAGGAAAGAGAAAGTGATCGACCTCGCCGGGAAAAAAATCCGCATTCTCCGCCTGCAGCAACTCATCAAAATGGCGAATCTCCAGGATTGA
- a CDS encoding UDP-3-O-(3-hydroxymyristoyl)glucosamine N-acyltransferase yields MKFDTPIPVTEIAALTGATLKGNETLMATGINEIHKVTPGDISFVDFEKYYSACLNSAATIIIINKDVDVPPGKAILVTDDPFSAYVGLVKRFRPFVPQTQAVSDSAVIGEGTVISPGVVVGHHVTIGRNCVIHPNVTIYEHTEIGDNVIIHSGTVIGADAFYFKKRATREVMWDKLVSCGRVIIESDVEIGALCTVDKGVSGDTIIGQGTKFDNMVHIGHGTIIGRNCLFAAQVGVGGKAIIEDNVILWGQVGVNKDLTIGKGAVVFAGSGVKDSIEGGKNYFGSPVEEARTKMKELAWIKRIPEMWNKLKG; encoded by the coding sequence ATGAAGTTTGACACACCGATACCGGTTACGGAAATAGCAGCGCTCACCGGCGCAACGCTGAAAGGCAACGAAACGCTGATGGCTACGGGCATCAACGAGATACATAAAGTTACACCGGGCGACATCTCGTTCGTGGACTTCGAGAAGTATTACAGCGCCTGCCTCAACTCTGCGGCCACCATTATCATCATCAACAAGGATGTGGACGTTCCTCCCGGCAAAGCGATCCTCGTCACCGACGATCCGTTTTCCGCGTACGTGGGCCTCGTAAAACGCTTCCGCCCCTTTGTTCCGCAAACGCAGGCCGTGAGCGATAGCGCAGTGATCGGGGAAGGGACCGTCATCTCTCCCGGCGTAGTGGTTGGCCACCATGTCACCATCGGCCGCAACTGCGTCATCCACCCCAACGTCACTATTTACGAACATACCGAGATCGGCGACAACGTCATCATCCATTCCGGCACCGTGATCGGGGCGGATGCGTTCTACTTCAAGAAACGGGCAACCCGTGAAGTGATGTGGGACAAACTCGTGAGCTGCGGGCGCGTCATCATCGAAAGCGACGTGGAGATCGGGGCGCTTTGCACCGTAGACAAAGGTGTGAGTGGCGATACGATCATCGGGCAGGGCACCAAGTTCGATAACATGGTACACATCGGCCACGGCACCATCATCGGCCGCAACTGCCTCTTCGCCGCCCAGGTGGGCGTAGGTGGCAAAGCCATCATCGAAGACAACGTCATCCTCTGGGGGCAGGTAGGTGTGAACAAAGACCTGACCATCGGAAAGGGAGCTGTCGTTTTCGCCGGCAGCGGCGTGAAAGATTCCATCGAAGGCGGGAAAAACTACTTCGGTTCGCCGGTAGAAGAAGCGCGCACCAAGATGAAAGAGCTCGCCTGGATCAAAAGGATCCCCGAAATGTGGAACAAACTCAAAGGTTAA
- a CDS encoding NAD-dependent epimerase/dehydratase family protein, giving the protein MILVTGGTGFLGSYLLRALVKAGKPVRALYRSRIPDQVQDIADKVEWFQADVLDVCALEDAFAGITEVYHCAAVVSFQPDKRLAMMKINIEGTANVVNMAIDAGVRKLVHVSSVASLGRAKQNQELSEDAQWEESANNSNYAISKHLSEMEIWRGIAEGLDAVIVNPSIILGSGFWHDGSGMLLKNAWKEFPYYTEGVNGFVDVEDVVEAMIRLMDSDVSGQRFILNGENWPYRQLFTEMARHLGKKPPHIATKPWMAALVWRVEKIRGMFTGKRPLLTRETARTAQLKVYYDNKKILGALPGFRFRPLADTIEHISLAFLREKQSNPS; this is encoded by the coding sequence ATGATCCTTGTCACAGGCGGAACGGGTTTTCTGGGAAGTTATCTGCTGCGGGCGCTGGTGAAGGCCGGGAAACCGGTCCGTGCCCTCTATCGCAGCCGCATACCCGACCAGGTGCAGGATATCGCCGATAAAGTAGAATGGTTCCAGGCCGATGTGCTCGACGTTTGCGCCCTCGAAGACGCGTTCGCCGGCATTACCGAAGTGTACCACTGCGCCGCGGTAGTTTCCTTCCAGCCCGATAAGCGCCTCGCCATGATGAAGATCAACATCGAAGGCACCGCCAACGTCGTGAACATGGCCATCGACGCCGGCGTTCGCAAGCTCGTTCATGTCAGCTCCGTAGCTTCGCTGGGCCGCGCAAAGCAAAACCAAGAGCTGTCGGAAGACGCGCAATGGGAAGAAAGCGCCAACAACAGCAATTACGCCATCAGCAAGCATCTCAGCGAAATGGAAATCTGGCGCGGCATCGCCGAAGGGCTCGACGCCGTGATCGTAAACCCTTCCATCATTCTCGGCAGCGGTTTCTGGCACGATGGGTCGGGGATGCTGTTGAAAAATGCATGGAAAGAGTTTCCGTATTACACCGAAGGCGTGAACGGATTCGTGGATGTGGAAGATGTAGTGGAAGCGATGATTAGGTTGATGGACAGCGATGTTTCCGGGCAACGCTTCATCCTCAACGGAGAAAACTGGCCGTACCGGCAACTCTTCACCGAAATGGCCCGCCACCTCGGCAAAAAGCCTCCGCACATCGCCACCAAACCCTGGATGGCGGCGCTCGTGTGGCGCGTGGAAAAAATCCGCGGCATGTTCACCGGCAAACGGCCGCTGCTCACCCGCGAAACCGCCCGCACGGCACAACTGAAAGTCTATTACGACAACAAAAAGATACTGGGTGCACTCCCCGGTTTCCGGTTCCGCCCCCTGGCAGATACCATTGAGCACATCTCGCTCGCCTTCCTCCGGGAAAAACAATCCAACCCTTCCTGA
- a CDS encoding 3-hydroxyacyl-CoA dehydrogenase NAD-binding domain-containing protein has product MLQSVSDIRQIAVCGAGTMGAGIAQVSAAAGFPTLLFDVKPEAVSAGMDMIRKNLGKAVEKGKLKPEDSDATLQRLTPCHHIADCRADLIIEAIVEKVPVKVSLFRELAQHNPATTIFASNTSSLSVSAIAAEIPHPERVAGMHFFNPAHLMALVEIVSADQTGLAIAQLLYQLVQHMGKTPVHVKDAPGFIVNRVARHYYLEAMEIAQSGAADLQTIDRLLEAAGFRMGPFALMDLIGNDVNFAVTKSLYEAFHEAPRFKPGALQAALVEKGELGRKTGQGFYKY; this is encoded by the coding sequence ATGTTACAATCCGTATCCGACATCAGACAGATAGCAGTTTGCGGCGCCGGCACCATGGGAGCCGGGATAGCACAGGTTTCCGCCGCAGCGGGGTTCCCCACCTTACTTTTCGACGTGAAGCCCGAAGCCGTTTCCGCGGGGATGGACATGATCCGCAAAAACCTCGGCAAAGCCGTTGAAAAAGGCAAACTAAAACCCGAAGACAGCGACGCCACGCTCCAAAGGCTCACGCCCTGCCACCACATCGCCGATTGCCGGGCCGACCTCATCATCGAAGCCATCGTGGAAAAGGTGCCGGTGAAAGTTTCGCTCTTCCGCGAACTGGCGCAACACAATCCCGCAACCACCATCTTCGCTTCCAATACTTCCTCCTTATCCGTTTCCGCCATCGCCGCGGAAATTCCCCATCCCGAAAGGGTGGCCGGCATGCACTTCTTCAACCCCGCGCACCTGATGGCGCTGGTAGAAATCGTGTCGGCAGACCAAACGGGTCTCGCCATCGCGCAGCTGCTGTACCAACTCGTGCAGCACATGGGAAAAACGCCCGTACATGTGAAAGACGCGCCCGGTTTCATCGTGAACCGCGTGGCCCGGCATTATTACCTCGAAGCGATGGAGATCGCGCAATCGGGCGCGGCAGACCTGCAAACGATCGACCGCCTCCTGGAAGCCGCGGGTTTCCGCATGGGGCCCTTCGCGCTGATGGACCTCATCGGGAACGACGTCAACTTCGCCGTTACCAAATCGCTCTACGAAGCCTTCCACGAAGCACCACGGTTCAAACCCGGCGCGTTGCAGGCAGCACTCGTGGAAAAAGGGGAACTGGGGCGTAAAACCGGCCAAGGTTTTTACAAGTATTGA
- the pheS gene encoding phenylalanine--tRNA ligase subunit alpha has translation MEPIVQQIEAYKQEIAAFRPENAEQLEQYRIKFLGTKGIVKALFGEMKNVPNDQKKEFGQVLNAFKLEAEAKYAEFEQLKDEVGGAADQLDLTLPGEPYRLGTRHPISIVRNKAIRIFERLGFTVAEGPEIENDWHNFTALNLAENHPARDMQDTFYVHNNPDWLLRTHTSSVQVRVMEEGKLPIRIICPGRVYRNETISARAHCFFHQIEGLYVAENVSFADLKQTLYYFVQEFFGENFKIRFRPSYFPFTEPSAEMDISCLICGGEGCSVCKHSGWVEILGCGMVHPQVLENCGIDSSKYTGFAFGMGIERLTMLKYQIKDLRLFSENDLRFLKQFQGAR, from the coding sequence ATGGAGCCAATCGTGCAGCAAATAGAAGCTTATAAACAGGAAATTGCGGCTTTCCGCCCCGAAAACGCGGAACAGCTGGAGCAGTACCGTATCAAATTCCTCGGCACCAAAGGGATCGTGAAGGCCCTTTTCGGGGAGATGAAAAACGTTCCGAACGATCAGAAGAAGGAATTCGGGCAAGTCCTGAACGCGTTCAAACTTGAAGCGGAAGCGAAATATGCCGAATTCGAGCAGCTGAAAGATGAGGTGGGAGGCGCGGCCGACCAGCTGGACCTTACCCTTCCCGGCGAGCCTTATCGCCTGGGCACCCGCCATCCTATCAGCATCGTCCGCAACAAAGCCATCCGCATCTTCGAGCGGCTGGGCTTCACCGTTGCCGAAGGGCCCGAAATCGAGAACGACTGGCACAACTTCACCGCCCTCAACCTCGCAGAAAACCACCCGGCCCGCGATATGCAGGACACTTTCTACGTGCACAACAACCCCGACTGGCTCTTGCGCACCCATACCTCTTCCGTTCAGGTGAGGGTGATGGAAGAAGGAAAGCTCCCCATCCGCATCATCTGCCCGGGCCGCGTATACCGTAACGAAACCATCAGCGCCCGCGCGCACTGCTTCTTCCACCAGATCGAAGGGCTGTACGTGGCCGAGAACGTTTCGTTCGCCGACCTCAAGCAAACGCTGTATTACTTCGTACAGGAGTTCTTCGGCGAAAATTTCAAAATCCGTTTCCGCCCTTCGTACTTCCCCTTCACGGAGCCCAGTGCGGAGATGGACATTTCCTGCCTCATCTGCGGCGGCGAAGGCTGTAGCGTGTGCAAGCATTCCGGATGGGTGGAAATCCTCGGTTGCGGCATGGTACACCCGCAGGTGCTCGAAAACTGCGGTATCGACTCGTCGAAATACACCGGCTTCGCATTCGGCATGGGCATCGAAAGGCTCACCATGCTGAAGTACCAGATCAAAGACCTTCGCCTTTTCTCCGAAAACGATCTGCGCTTCCTGAAACAATTCCAGGGCGCACGATAA
- the purU gene encoding formyltetrahydrofolate deformylase, whose product MIILIQSKDRVGLVADVSAILAAAGLNIVSLREFVDKSDNRFFMRIAADNETDPLALESSIRKVLPADALVSINPRPDKKIVVLVTREYHCLADILVRNQFNTLGATVQCVIGNHPHLENICKRFNIPFHLVSHEAGDKSQFESRIRELIDAEGPDFIVLAKFMRILSPAFVAAYPERIINIHHSFLPAFAGGHPYRQAFERGVKLIGATSHFVTDQLDEGPIIAQQVIPVNHNYTASDMMKAGKEIETSVLAHALQLVFSDRVFVYRNKTVVFE is encoded by the coding sequence ATGATCATACTTATTCAATCGAAAGACCGGGTTGGCCTGGTGGCGGATGTGTCGGCGATACTGGCCGCGGCGGGCCTGAACATCGTGTCTTTGCGGGAGTTCGTGGACAAATCGGACAACCGTTTTTTTATGCGGATAGCGGCCGACAATGAAACGGACCCTTTGGCCCTGGAGTCCTCCATCCGGAAAGTGCTTCCGGCAGACGCCCTGGTGAGCATCAACCCCCGGCCCGATAAAAAGATCGTGGTGCTGGTAACGCGGGAGTACCATTGCCTGGCAGACATCCTCGTCCGCAATCAGTTCAACACCCTGGGCGCTACCGTTCAATGCGTTATCGGCAATCATCCCCACCTGGAAAATATCTGCAAGCGGTTCAACATACCCTTTCACCTCGTTTCCCACGAAGCGGGCGACAAATCCCAATTCGAAAGCCGGATCCGGGAACTGATCGATGCGGAAGGCCCTGATTTCATTGTGCTGGCCAAGTTCATGCGGATCCTCAGCCCGGCGTTCGTAGCGGCTTATCCCGAGCGGATCATCAACATCCACCACTCGTTCCTCCCGGCGTTCGCAGGCGGGCATCCGTACCGCCAGGCGTTCGAAAGAGGGGTGAAGCTCATCGGCGCCACCTCGCATTTCGTGACAGACCAGCTGGACGAAGGGCCCATCATCGCACAGCAGGTGATCCCCGTCAACCATAATTATACGGCCTCAGACATGATGAAAGCCGGAAAGGAGATCGAAACGTCGGTACTGGCGCATGCGCTGCAACTGGTGTTCAGCGACCGGGTGTTCGTGTATCGCAACAAAACGGTGGTGTTCGAATAA
- a CDS encoding RNA polymerase sigma-70 factor produces MGVYQTYTDSELLEHLKAGDRLAFEEIYRRYWRDMYRTAWLMLHDDAASTDIVQDIFVWCWEKRGVMAVSSLGGYLNMAVRYKVANYIRREKVRAGLFAEAELLQIPGPVQELPLELKELRAIIAQFTEELPGRCRDIFYLSRFEYLSNKEIAARLGISEKTVENQLTIALKRLRTRLGVLSAWAVLFL; encoded by the coding sequence ATGGGAGTTTATCAAACCTACACAGACAGTGAACTGCTCGAACATCTAAAGGCCGGCGACCGTTTGGCCTTCGAAGAAATCTATCGCCGTTACTGGAGGGATATGTACAGGACCGCCTGGCTCATGCTGCACGACGATGCCGCCAGTACCGATATTGTACAGGACATTTTCGTTTGGTGTTGGGAAAAGCGGGGCGTGATGGCCGTGAGCTCGCTCGGCGGATATCTCAATATGGCCGTGCGGTACAAGGTCGCTAATTACATCCGGCGGGAGAAAGTGCGCGCGGGCCTTTTCGCAGAGGCGGAACTCCTGCAAATTCCCGGGCCGGTACAGGAATTGCCGCTGGAACTGAAGGAGTTACGGGCCATTATCGCGCAGTTTACCGAAGAGCTTCCCGGCCGTTGCCGCGACATTTTCTACCTCAGCAGATTCGAATATCTCTCCAATAAAGAAATCGCCGCCCGCCTGGGCATTTCCGAAAAAACGGTGGAAAACCAGCTCACCATCGCCCTGAAACGGTTGCGCACGCGCCTCGGGGTGCTATCCGCCTGGGCGGTACTTTTCCTGTAA